Proteins encoded in a region of the Orcinus orca chromosome 8, mOrcOrc1.1, whole genome shotgun sequence genome:
- the LOC101270072 gene encoding vitamin D 25-hydroxylase isoform X4 translates to MIELFSENVELATDASVFLYNAFPWIGILPFGKHQQLFRNAAVVYDFLSRLIEKVSINRKPQLPQHFVDAYLDEMDQGKNDPSSTFSKENLIFSVGELIIAGTETTTNVLRWAILFMALYPNIQGQVQKEIDLIIGPSGTPSWDDKCKMPYTEAVLHEVLRFCNIVPLGIFHATSEDAVVRGYSIPKGTTVITNLYSVHFDEKYWRDPEIFYPDRFLDSNGYFAKKEALVPFSLGRRHCLGEQLARMEMFLFFTTLLQRFHLHFPHELVPNLKPRLGMTLQPQPYLICTERR, encoded by the exons ATGATTGAGTTATTTAGTGAAAATGTGGAACTAGCCACCGACGCCTCAGTCTTCCTCTATAATGCCTTTCCATGGATTGGCATCTTACCTTTTGGAAAACATCAACAACTGTTTAGAAATGCAGCTGTGGTCTATGACTTTCTCTCCAGGCTTATTGAaaaagtttccatcaacagaaaGCCTCAGTTACCTCAGCATTTTGTTGATGCTTATTTAGATGAGATGGATCAAGGTAAAAATGACCCATCATCtactttctccaaagaaaacctGATTTTCTCTGTGGGTGAACTCATCATTGCTGGAACTGAAACTACAACCAATGTGCTACGGTGGGCAATTCTTTTCATGGCCCTTTATCCTAACATTCAAG GACAAGTTCAGAAAGAGATTGATTTAATTATAGGACCCAGTGGGACACCTTCTTGGGATGACAAATGCAAAATGCCTTATACCGAGGCAGTTTTACATGAAGTTTTAAGATTCTGTAATATAGTGCCATTAGGGATTTTCCATGCAACCTCTGAGGATGCAGTTGTACGTGGTTATTCCATTCCTAAAGGCACAACAGTAATTACAAATCTTTATTCTGTACACTTCGATGAAAAGTATTGGAGAGACCCAGAAATATTCTATCCAGACCGATTTCTGGACAGCAATGGATATTTTGCCAAGAAGGAAGCTTTGGTTCCCTTTTCCCTAG GGAGAAGACATTGTCTTGGAGAACAGCTGGCTCGGATGGAAATGTTCCTGTTTTTTACAACATTGCTTCAGCGATTTCACTTGCATTTTCCACATGAACTGGTTCCAAATCTGAAGCCCAGGTTAGGCATGACGTTGCAACCCCAGCCCTACCTCATCTGTACAGAAAGACGCTGA